The Anomalospiza imberbis isolate Cuckoo-Finch-1a 21T00152 chromosome 7, ASM3175350v1, whole genome shotgun sequence genome has a window encoding:
- the MAP3K19 gene encoding mitogen-activated protein kinase kinase kinase 19 isoform X7 produces MSDNKQKRRSKKGSCGSVVAFQNADNIMEEMHQSDKALGKTSQIAPTSRAWPDQQVACFPSENEIALPRRHHTSLPFSSKKEDMGCGFDFSFLLQTSCPESNISTSFMDLDTFQIIQAQIQQSLTVTMLETRNKKSEFHLPPVTCQPVRKIHLAPLKDDIVNESRNINNIFSIMNSIPQSIKPVTKFYQYHLDNLLNRHSEKSSELIMATISDKFTPVKDLYYFSINNCDKYPNNQKGEIQSHLKWREADVAIHTERKNQVKFQCSVVCENMDLLTQARLWDQSHPLLSSSNALVSCGMFTAQTAFTVSSSSDASRAGNKQNTAENCCSTGLEEENATELMLELMLDYKPQEDAESANLVLYNQDLASSCKNEVIEAYQALEDNSVVAVIPRVEVQDPSGKQSGNQVYLSESEIKKKAMSEATSEDQSEFVAVAPVTLSEQEPAREPHIAEQPATKKNRNKCSSKSKINNKIKVSENLIASGEVTTKSNAKSQIFPSLELTKVKSETSMKCQKKNTPGHKGHVAQSAQKIKKQSCSCSCKSSAVLKKHVTPLCLPHVPSASDFVDLKYTDMFKIINSDDQGPGIYEMFGTPVYSRMRDLDQHEGRFYKGLYSVPPGRCTCRATCSKGGESSRVRNTQKKTHSKPKKTIPGAKQKQKGLITKDRRTKMSDSNTEQDNATTSDLDFQTHTLSSTTLFHRNTNQLMFLEKLSQSTKQNEIFTNSNLSTIKEVSSEQSLDSQDKSSHQRAAACSQDLLQFSDQDCRECVAPSGSLVAAEQNICVPQCRGDGGKGWKSHQDSKSLNKSELLFSDGLECQSPTKILDHSCANTPQNSGLANELTQASVIWTKNAKSPSSQTSQNISSWSDTKDVTDELLCCLAKELLMLEEKDISSSRTQNTCSKIQNAQSEEEENVMNGAGAIINSALEKQNCSKAFLASNEENGLLNFDESTKLPRSSLATKDPVMWTRGEVLGKGAYGTELAWKTTF; encoded by the exons ATGTCTGACAACAAACAAAAGAGGAGAAGCAAAAAAGGTA GTTGTGGAAGTGTTGTTGCTTTTCAGAATGCAGACAATATAATGGAAGAAATGCATCAGTCAGACAAAGCTCTAGGAAAAACCAG CCAAATTGCACCAACATCCAGAGCATGGCCAGACCAACAAGTGGCATGTTTTCCAAGTGAAAATGAGATAGCACTTCCCAGGAGACATCACACTTCTTTACCTTTCTCCTCAAAGAAAGAGGACATGGGATGTGGCTTTGACTTCAGCTTTCTGCTGCAGACCTCATGCCCAGAATCTAACATTTCAACATCATTTATGGATTTAGATACATTTCAGATAATACAAGCACAAATACAACAAA GTTTAACTGTAACAATGCTAGAAACCAGGAACAAGAAATCCGAG TTTCATTTGCCACCAGTGACATGTCAGCCTGTAAGAAAAATTCATCTTGCTCCTCTAAAGGATGATATTGTCAATGAAAGCAGAAACATCaataatattttcagtattatGAACTCTATTCCTCAGTCTATAAAACCAGTTACTAAATTTTATCAGTATCACTTAGATAATTTATTAAACAGGCACAGTGAAAAGTCATCAGAGTTGATCATGGCCACAATTTCTGATAAGTTCACTCCAGTGAAGGACCTGTACTACTTCAGCATTAACAACTGTGATAAGTACCCCAACAACCAGAAGGGAGAAATCCAAAGCCATTTAAAATGGAGGGAAGCTGACGTAGCAATCCACACTGAGAGGAAGAACCAGGTGAAATTCCAGTGTTCAGTGGTTTGTGAGAACATGGATCTTCTGACCCAAGCCAGGCTCTGGGATCAGAGTCATCCCCTCTTGAGCTCAAGCAATGCTCTGGTGAGCTGTGGCATGTTTACAGCCCAGACAGCATTTACAGTGTCCAGCAGCAGCGATGCCTCAAGAGCTGGCAACAagcaaaacacagcagagaaTTGCTGTAGCACTGgtctggaagaagaaaatgctaCAGAGTTGATGCTGGAGTTGATGCTGGATTATAAACCACAGGAAGATGCTGAGAGTGCCAACCTTGTGCTTTACAATCAGGATTTAGCTTCTTCCTGTAAAAATGAAGTGATAGAGGCCTACCAAGCCTTGGAAGATAATTCTGTAGTTGCAGTAATTCCCAGAGTAGAAGTGCAAGATCCCTCTGGAAAACAGTCAGGAAATCAAGTCTATCTCTCtgaatctgaaataaaaaaaaaagcaatgtcaGAAGCAACTTCAGAGGACCAAAGTGAGTTTGTAGCTGTTGCTCCTGTTACACTCTCTGAACAAGAGCCAGCCAGGGAACCACACATTGCTGAACAACCTGCCACAAAAAAGAATAGAAATAAATGTTCATCAAAATCTAAAATTAATAATAAGATAAAAGTATCTGAAAACTTAATTGCTTCTGGTGAGGTTACCACAAAATCAAATGCCAAGAGTCAAATTTTTCCATCTTTGGAACTGACAAAAGTGAAATCTGAGACTTCCATGAagtgtcagaaaaaaaacactccaGGACACAAAGGCCATGTTGCTCAGAGTgctcagaaaattaaaaagcaaagttgTTCCTGCAGTTGCAAAAGTTCTGCTGTCTTAAAGAAACATGTTACTCCACTTTGTCTGCCACATGTACCCTCTGCTTCAGATTTTGTAGATCTGAAATACACTGACATGttcaaaataataaattcaGATGACCAAGGCCCGGGTATTTACGAAATGTTTGGAACTCCCGTCTATTCCCGCATGAGAGACCTTGACCAGCACGAGGGCAGGTTTTATAAAGGCCTTTATTCTGTTCCACCAGGAAGATGCACCTGCAGAGCTACCTGCAGTAAAGgaggagaaagcagcagagtCAGAAAcactcaaaagaaaacacattccaAGCCAAAGAAGACCATACCTGGTGctaaacaaaagcagaaaggtTTAATCACCAAGGACAGAAGGACCAAGATGAGTGACAGCAACACAGAGCAAGATAATGCAACAACTTCTGACTTGGATTTTCAAACACACACCTTGAGTAGCACAACATTGTTTCACAGAAACACCAATCAGCTCATGTTTTTAGAAAAGCTTTCACAGTCAACTaagcaaaatgaaatatttacaaattCAAACCTCTCAACTATTAAAGAAGTTTCTTCGGAGCAGTCGTTAGACAGCCAGGATAAATCCAGccatcagagagctgctgcctgcagccaggaTCTCCTTCAGTTCAGTGATCAAGACTGCAGAGAATGTGTTGCTCCAAGTGGCAGCCTGGTAGCAGCAGAGCAGAACATCTGTGTGCCCCAGTGCAGGGGGGATGGTGGCAAAGGCTGGAAATCACACCAGGACTCCAAGTCTCTCAATAAAAGTGAGTTGCTCTTTTCAGATGGACTAGAATGTCAGTCCCCTACAAAAATATTAGATCACAGTTGTGCAAACACACCTCAAAACAGTGGTTTGGCTAATGAATTGACTCAGGCTTCAGTGATTTGGACAAAAAATGCCAAAAGCCCCAGTTCCCAGACAAGTCAAAACATTTCTTCCTGGTCAGATACTAAGGATGTGACTGATGAGTTGCTTTGTTGTCTGGCCAAAGAATTGCTAATGCTTGAAGAAAAAGACATCAGCTCTTCAAGAACACAAAATACATGTTCTAAAATACAAAATGCACAGAGTGAAGAAGAGGAGAATGTGATGAATGGAGCTGGAGCAATAATAAATAGTGCTCTAGAGAAG CAGAATTGCAGTAAAGCTTTTTTGGcttcaaatgaagaaaatggCCTTCTAAACTTTGATGAATCTACTAAATTACCAAGAAGCAGTTTAGCTACCAAAGATCCTGTCATGTGGACAAGAGGAGAAGTCCTTGGAAAGGGAGCCTATGGCACG GAACTTGCCTGGAAGACAACATTTTAA
- the MAP3K19 gene encoding mitogen-activated protein kinase kinase kinase 19 isoform X3: protein MSDNKQKRRSKKGCGSVVAFQNADNIMEEMHQSDKALGKTSQIAPTSRAWPDQQVACFPSENEIALPRRHHTSLPFSSKKEDMGCGFDFSFLLQTSCPESNISTSFMDLDTFQIIQAQIQQSLTVTMLETRNKKSEFHLPPVTCQPVRKIHLAPLKDDIVNESRNINNIFSIMNSIPQSIKPVTKFYQYHLDNLLNRHSEKSSELIMATISDKFTPVKDLYYFSINNCDKYPNNQKGEIQSHLKWREADVAIHTERKNQVKFQCSVVCENMDLLTQARLWDQSHPLLSSSNALVSCGMFTAQTAFTVSSSSDASRAGNKQNTAENCCSTGLEEENATELMLELMLDYKPQEDAESANLVLYNQDLASSCKNEVIEAYQALEDNSVVAVIPRVEVQDPSGKQSGNQVYLSESEIKKKAMSEATSEDQSEFVAVAPVTLSEQEPAREPHIAEQPATKKNRNKCSSKSKINNKIKVSENLIASGEVTTKSNAKSQIFPSLELTKVKSETSMKCQKKNTPGHKGHVAQSAQKIKKQSCSCSCKSSAVLKKHVTPLCLPHVPSASDFVDLKYTDMFKIINSDDQGPGIYEMFGTPVYSRMRDLDQHEGRFYKGLYSVPPGRCTCRATCSKGGESSRVRNTQKKTHSKPKKTIPGAKQKQKGLITKDRRTKMSDSNTEQDNATTSDLDFQTHTLSSTTLFHRNTNQLMFLEKLSQSTKQNEIFTNSNLSTIKEVSSEQSLDSQDKSSHQRAAACSQDLLQFSDQDCRECVAPSGSLVAAEQNICVPQCRGDGGKGWKSHQDSKSLNKSELLFSDGLECQSPTKILDHSCANTPQNSGLANELTQASVIWTKNAKSPSSQTSQNISSWSDTKDVTDELLCCLAKELLMLEEKDISSSRTQNTCSKIQNAQSEEEENVMNGAGAIINSALEKQNCSKAFLASNEENGLLNFDESTKLPRSSLATKDPVMWTRGEVLGKGAYGTVYCGLTSQGQLIAVKQVVLDTSDQLTTEKEYQKFHEEVDLLKTLKHVNIVTYLGTCLEDNILSIFMEFVPGGSISSILNRFGPLPEVVLCKYTKQILQGVAYLHDNCVVHRDIKGNNVMLMPTGVIKLIDFGCARRLAWASLSGTRGELLRSVHGTPYWMAPEVITDSGYGRKSDIWSVGCTVFEMATGKPPLASMDRVAAMFYIGAHRGLMPALPDRFSSAAVEFVHACLTRDQHERPSALQLLDHPFVKGGQ from the exons ATGTCTGACAACAAACAAAAGAGGAGAAGCAAAAAAG GTTGTGGAAGTGTTGTTGCTTTTCAGAATGCAGACAATATAATGGAAGAAATGCATCAGTCAGACAAAGCTCTAGGAAAAACCAG CCAAATTGCACCAACATCCAGAGCATGGCCAGACCAACAAGTGGCATGTTTTCCAAGTGAAAATGAGATAGCACTTCCCAGGAGACATCACACTTCTTTACCTTTCTCCTCAAAGAAAGAGGACATGGGATGTGGCTTTGACTTCAGCTTTCTGCTGCAGACCTCATGCCCAGAATCTAACATTTCAACATCATTTATGGATTTAGATACATTTCAGATAATACAAGCACAAATACAACAAA GTTTAACTGTAACAATGCTAGAAACCAGGAACAAGAAATCCGAG TTTCATTTGCCACCAGTGACATGTCAGCCTGTAAGAAAAATTCATCTTGCTCCTCTAAAGGATGATATTGTCAATGAAAGCAGAAACATCaataatattttcagtattatGAACTCTATTCCTCAGTCTATAAAACCAGTTACTAAATTTTATCAGTATCACTTAGATAATTTATTAAACAGGCACAGTGAAAAGTCATCAGAGTTGATCATGGCCACAATTTCTGATAAGTTCACTCCAGTGAAGGACCTGTACTACTTCAGCATTAACAACTGTGATAAGTACCCCAACAACCAGAAGGGAGAAATCCAAAGCCATTTAAAATGGAGGGAAGCTGACGTAGCAATCCACACTGAGAGGAAGAACCAGGTGAAATTCCAGTGTTCAGTGGTTTGTGAGAACATGGATCTTCTGACCCAAGCCAGGCTCTGGGATCAGAGTCATCCCCTCTTGAGCTCAAGCAATGCTCTGGTGAGCTGTGGCATGTTTACAGCCCAGACAGCATTTACAGTGTCCAGCAGCAGCGATGCCTCAAGAGCTGGCAACAagcaaaacacagcagagaaTTGCTGTAGCACTGgtctggaagaagaaaatgctaCAGAGTTGATGCTGGAGTTGATGCTGGATTATAAACCACAGGAAGATGCTGAGAGTGCCAACCTTGTGCTTTACAATCAGGATTTAGCTTCTTCCTGTAAAAATGAAGTGATAGAGGCCTACCAAGCCTTGGAAGATAATTCTGTAGTTGCAGTAATTCCCAGAGTAGAAGTGCAAGATCCCTCTGGAAAACAGTCAGGAAATCAAGTCTATCTCTCtgaatctgaaataaaaaaaaaagcaatgtcaGAAGCAACTTCAGAGGACCAAAGTGAGTTTGTAGCTGTTGCTCCTGTTACACTCTCTGAACAAGAGCCAGCCAGGGAACCACACATTGCTGAACAACCTGCCACAAAAAAGAATAGAAATAAATGTTCATCAAAATCTAAAATTAATAATAAGATAAAAGTATCTGAAAACTTAATTGCTTCTGGTGAGGTTACCACAAAATCAAATGCCAAGAGTCAAATTTTTCCATCTTTGGAACTGACAAAAGTGAAATCTGAGACTTCCATGAagtgtcagaaaaaaaacactccaGGACACAAAGGCCATGTTGCTCAGAGTgctcagaaaattaaaaagcaaagttgTTCCTGCAGTTGCAAAAGTTCTGCTGTCTTAAAGAAACATGTTACTCCACTTTGTCTGCCACATGTACCCTCTGCTTCAGATTTTGTAGATCTGAAATACACTGACATGttcaaaataataaattcaGATGACCAAGGCCCGGGTATTTACGAAATGTTTGGAACTCCCGTCTATTCCCGCATGAGAGACCTTGACCAGCACGAGGGCAGGTTTTATAAAGGCCTTTATTCTGTTCCACCAGGAAGATGCACCTGCAGAGCTACCTGCAGTAAAGgaggagaaagcagcagagtCAGAAAcactcaaaagaaaacacattccaAGCCAAAGAAGACCATACCTGGTGctaaacaaaagcagaaaggtTTAATCACCAAGGACAGAAGGACCAAGATGAGTGACAGCAACACAGAGCAAGATAATGCAACAACTTCTGACTTGGATTTTCAAACACACACCTTGAGTAGCACAACATTGTTTCACAGAAACACCAATCAGCTCATGTTTTTAGAAAAGCTTTCACAGTCAACTaagcaaaatgaaatatttacaaattCAAACCTCTCAACTATTAAAGAAGTTTCTTCGGAGCAGTCGTTAGACAGCCAGGATAAATCCAGccatcagagagctgctgcctgcagccaggaTCTCCTTCAGTTCAGTGATCAAGACTGCAGAGAATGTGTTGCTCCAAGTGGCAGCCTGGTAGCAGCAGAGCAGAACATCTGTGTGCCCCAGTGCAGGGGGGATGGTGGCAAAGGCTGGAAATCACACCAGGACTCCAAGTCTCTCAATAAAAGTGAGTTGCTCTTTTCAGATGGACTAGAATGTCAGTCCCCTACAAAAATATTAGATCACAGTTGTGCAAACACACCTCAAAACAGTGGTTTGGCTAATGAATTGACTCAGGCTTCAGTGATTTGGACAAAAAATGCCAAAAGCCCCAGTTCCCAGACAAGTCAAAACATTTCTTCCTGGTCAGATACTAAGGATGTGACTGATGAGTTGCTTTGTTGTCTGGCCAAAGAATTGCTAATGCTTGAAGAAAAAGACATCAGCTCTTCAAGAACACAAAATACATGTTCTAAAATACAAAATGCACAGAGTGAAGAAGAGGAGAATGTGATGAATGGAGCTGGAGCAATAATAAATAGTGCTCTAGAGAAG CAGAATTGCAGTAAAGCTTTTTTGGcttcaaatgaagaaaatggCCTTCTAAACTTTGATGAATCTACTAAATTACCAAGAAGCAGTTTAGCTACCAAAGATCCTGTCATGTGGACAAGAGGAGAAGTCCTTGGAAAGGGAGCCTATGGCACG GTGTACTGTGGTCTGACAAGCCAGGGACAGTTAATAGCTGTAAAACAGGTGGTTTTGGATACATCAGATCAACTCACTACAGAAAAGGAGTATCAGAAGTTCCATGAGGAAGTTGATCTTTTGAAGACATTGAAGCATGTAAATATCGTAACTTATTTAGGAACTTGCCTGGAAGACAACATTTTAAGCATATTCATGGAGTTTGTTCCTGGTGGCTCCATTTCCAGTATTCTGAATCGCTTCGGCCCGTTGCCAGAAGTTGTCCTGTGTAAATACACCAAGCAAATTCTACAAGGGGTTGCATATTTACACGACAACTGTGTGgtccacagagacatcaaaggCAATAACGTGATGCTCATGCCCACCGGGGTAATCAAgctgattgactttggctgtgcCAGGCGCCTGGCCTGGGCCAGCCTCAGCGGCACCCGCGGCGAGCTGCTCCGCTCTGTGCACGGCACTCCCTACTGGATGGCTCCAGAGGTAATCACTGACTCTGGCTACGGCAGGAAATCAGACATCTGGAGCGTCGGCTGCACCGTGTTCGAGATGGCAACGGGCAAACCCCCCCTGGCTTCCATGGACAGGGTGGCGGCCATGTTCTACATCGGGGCCCACAGGGGGCTgatgccagccctgcccgacCGCTTCTCCAGCGCTGCCGTGGAGTTTGTGCACGCCTGCTTAACCAG AGATCAACACGAACGGccttctgctctgcagctgctggaccATCCCTTTGTGAAAGGAGGACAGTGA
- the MAP3K19 gene encoding mitogen-activated protein kinase kinase kinase 19 isoform X2, which produces MSDNKQKRRSKKGSCGSVVAFQNADNIMEEMHQSDKALGKTSQIAPTSRAWPDQQVACFPSENEIALPRRHHTSLPFSSKKEDMGCGFDFSFLLQTSCPESNISTSFMDLDTFQIIQAQIQQSLTVTMLETRNKKSEFHLPPVTCQPVRKIHLAPLKDDIVNESRNINNIFSIMNSIPQSIKPVTKFYQYHLDNLLNRHSEKSSELIMATISDKFTPVKDLYYFSINNCDKYPNNQKGEIQSHLKWREADVAIHTERKNQVKFQCSVVCENMDLLTQARLWDQSHPLLSSSNALVSCGMFTAQTAFTVSSSSDASRAGNKQNTAENCCSTGLEEENATELMLELMLDYKPQEDAESANLVLYNQDLASSCKNEVIEAYQALEDNSVVAVIPRVEVQDPSGKQSGNQVYLSESEIKKKAMSEATSEDQSEFVAVAPVTLSEQEPAREPHIAEQPATKKNRNKCSSKSKINNKIKVSENLIASGEVTTKSNAKSQIFPSLELTKVKSETSMKCQKKNTPGHKGHVAQSAQKIKKQSCSCSCKSSAVLKKHVTPLCLPHVPSASDFVDLKYTDMFKIINSDDQGPGIYEMFGTPVYSRMRDLDQHEGRFYKGLYSVPPGRCTCRATCSKGGESSRVRNTQKKTHSKPKKTIPGAKQKQKGLITKDRRTKMSDSNTEQDNATTSDLDFQTHTLSSTTLFHRNTNQLMFLEKLSQSTKQNEIFTNSNLSTIKEVSSEQSLDSQDKSSHQRAAACSQDLLQFSDQDCRECVAPSGSLVAAEQNICVPQCRGDGGKGWKSHQDSKSLNKSELLFSDGLECQSPTKILDHSCANTPQNSGLANELTQASVIWTKNAKSPSSQTSQNISSWSDTKDVTDELLCCLAKELLMLEEKDISSSRTQNTCSKIQNAQSEEEENVMNGAGAIINSALEKNCSKAFLASNEENGLLNFDESTKLPRSSLATKDPVMWTRGEVLGKGAYGTVYCGLTSQGQLIAVKQVVLDTSDQLTTEKEYQKFHEEVDLLKTLKHVNIVTYLGTCLEDNILSIFMEFVPGGSISSILNRFGPLPEVVLCKYTKQILQGVAYLHDNCVVHRDIKGNNVMLMPTGVIKLIDFGCARRLAWASLSGTRGELLRSVHGTPYWMAPEVITDSGYGRKSDIWSVGCTVFEMATGKPPLASMDRVAAMFYIGAHRGLMPALPDRFSSAAVEFVHACLTRDQHERPSALQLLDHPFVKGGQ; this is translated from the exons ATGTCTGACAACAAACAAAAGAGGAGAAGCAAAAAAGGTA GTTGTGGAAGTGTTGTTGCTTTTCAGAATGCAGACAATATAATGGAAGAAATGCATCAGTCAGACAAAGCTCTAGGAAAAACCAG CCAAATTGCACCAACATCCAGAGCATGGCCAGACCAACAAGTGGCATGTTTTCCAAGTGAAAATGAGATAGCACTTCCCAGGAGACATCACACTTCTTTACCTTTCTCCTCAAAGAAAGAGGACATGGGATGTGGCTTTGACTTCAGCTTTCTGCTGCAGACCTCATGCCCAGAATCTAACATTTCAACATCATTTATGGATTTAGATACATTTCAGATAATACAAGCACAAATACAACAAA GTTTAACTGTAACAATGCTAGAAACCAGGAACAAGAAATCCGAG TTTCATTTGCCACCAGTGACATGTCAGCCTGTAAGAAAAATTCATCTTGCTCCTCTAAAGGATGATATTGTCAATGAAAGCAGAAACATCaataatattttcagtattatGAACTCTATTCCTCAGTCTATAAAACCAGTTACTAAATTTTATCAGTATCACTTAGATAATTTATTAAACAGGCACAGTGAAAAGTCATCAGAGTTGATCATGGCCACAATTTCTGATAAGTTCACTCCAGTGAAGGACCTGTACTACTTCAGCATTAACAACTGTGATAAGTACCCCAACAACCAGAAGGGAGAAATCCAAAGCCATTTAAAATGGAGGGAAGCTGACGTAGCAATCCACACTGAGAGGAAGAACCAGGTGAAATTCCAGTGTTCAGTGGTTTGTGAGAACATGGATCTTCTGACCCAAGCCAGGCTCTGGGATCAGAGTCATCCCCTCTTGAGCTCAAGCAATGCTCTGGTGAGCTGTGGCATGTTTACAGCCCAGACAGCATTTACAGTGTCCAGCAGCAGCGATGCCTCAAGAGCTGGCAACAagcaaaacacagcagagaaTTGCTGTAGCACTGgtctggaagaagaaaatgctaCAGAGTTGATGCTGGAGTTGATGCTGGATTATAAACCACAGGAAGATGCTGAGAGTGCCAACCTTGTGCTTTACAATCAGGATTTAGCTTCTTCCTGTAAAAATGAAGTGATAGAGGCCTACCAAGCCTTGGAAGATAATTCTGTAGTTGCAGTAATTCCCAGAGTAGAAGTGCAAGATCCCTCTGGAAAACAGTCAGGAAATCAAGTCTATCTCTCtgaatctgaaataaaaaaaaaagcaatgtcaGAAGCAACTTCAGAGGACCAAAGTGAGTTTGTAGCTGTTGCTCCTGTTACACTCTCTGAACAAGAGCCAGCCAGGGAACCACACATTGCTGAACAACCTGCCACAAAAAAGAATAGAAATAAATGTTCATCAAAATCTAAAATTAATAATAAGATAAAAGTATCTGAAAACTTAATTGCTTCTGGTGAGGTTACCACAAAATCAAATGCCAAGAGTCAAATTTTTCCATCTTTGGAACTGACAAAAGTGAAATCTGAGACTTCCATGAagtgtcagaaaaaaaacactccaGGACACAAAGGCCATGTTGCTCAGAGTgctcagaaaattaaaaagcaaagttgTTCCTGCAGTTGCAAAAGTTCTGCTGTCTTAAAGAAACATGTTACTCCACTTTGTCTGCCACATGTACCCTCTGCTTCAGATTTTGTAGATCTGAAATACACTGACATGttcaaaataataaattcaGATGACCAAGGCCCGGGTATTTACGAAATGTTTGGAACTCCCGTCTATTCCCGCATGAGAGACCTTGACCAGCACGAGGGCAGGTTTTATAAAGGCCTTTATTCTGTTCCACCAGGAAGATGCACCTGCAGAGCTACCTGCAGTAAAGgaggagaaagcagcagagtCAGAAAcactcaaaagaaaacacattccaAGCCAAAGAAGACCATACCTGGTGctaaacaaaagcagaaaggtTTAATCACCAAGGACAGAAGGACCAAGATGAGTGACAGCAACACAGAGCAAGATAATGCAACAACTTCTGACTTGGATTTTCAAACACACACCTTGAGTAGCACAACATTGTTTCACAGAAACACCAATCAGCTCATGTTTTTAGAAAAGCTTTCACAGTCAACTaagcaaaatgaaatatttacaaattCAAACCTCTCAACTATTAAAGAAGTTTCTTCGGAGCAGTCGTTAGACAGCCAGGATAAATCCAGccatcagagagctgctgcctgcagccaggaTCTCCTTCAGTTCAGTGATCAAGACTGCAGAGAATGTGTTGCTCCAAGTGGCAGCCTGGTAGCAGCAGAGCAGAACATCTGTGTGCCCCAGTGCAGGGGGGATGGTGGCAAAGGCTGGAAATCACACCAGGACTCCAAGTCTCTCAATAAAAGTGAGTTGCTCTTTTCAGATGGACTAGAATGTCAGTCCCCTACAAAAATATTAGATCACAGTTGTGCAAACACACCTCAAAACAGTGGTTTGGCTAATGAATTGACTCAGGCTTCAGTGATTTGGACAAAAAATGCCAAAAGCCCCAGTTCCCAGACAAGTCAAAACATTTCTTCCTGGTCAGATACTAAGGATGTGACTGATGAGTTGCTTTGTTGTCTGGCCAAAGAATTGCTAATGCTTGAAGAAAAAGACATCAGCTCTTCAAGAACACAAAATACATGTTCTAAAATACAAAATGCACAGAGTGAAGAAGAGGAGAATGTGATGAATGGAGCTGGAGCAATAATAAATAGTGCTCTAGAGAAG AATTGCAGTAAAGCTTTTTTGGcttcaaatgaagaaaatggCCTTCTAAACTTTGATGAATCTACTAAATTACCAAGAAGCAGTTTAGCTACCAAAGATCCTGTCATGTGGACAAGAGGAGAAGTCCTTGGAAAGGGAGCCTATGGCACG GTGTACTGTGGTCTGACAAGCCAGGGACAGTTAATAGCTGTAAAACAGGTGGTTTTGGATACATCAGATCAACTCACTACAGAAAAGGAGTATCAGAAGTTCCATGAGGAAGTTGATCTTTTGAAGACATTGAAGCATGTAAATATCGTAACTTATTTAGGAACTTGCCTGGAAGACAACATTTTAAGCATATTCATGGAGTTTGTTCCTGGTGGCTCCATTTCCAGTATTCTGAATCGCTTCGGCCCGTTGCCAGAAGTTGTCCTGTGTAAATACACCAAGCAAATTCTACAAGGGGTTGCATATTTACACGACAACTGTGTGgtccacagagacatcaaaggCAATAACGTGATGCTCATGCCCACCGGGGTAATCAAgctgattgactttggctgtgcCAGGCGCCTGGCCTGGGCCAGCCTCAGCGGCACCCGCGGCGAGCTGCTCCGCTCTGTGCACGGCACTCCCTACTGGATGGCTCCAGAGGTAATCACTGACTCTGGCTACGGCAGGAAATCAGACATCTGGAGCGTCGGCTGCACCGTGTTCGAGATGGCAACGGGCAAACCCCCCCTGGCTTCCATGGACAGGGTGGCGGCCATGTTCTACATCGGGGCCCACAGGGGGCTgatgccagccctgcccgacCGCTTCTCCAGCGCTGCCGTGGAGTTTGTGCACGCCTGCTTAACCAG AGATCAACACGAACGGccttctgctctgcagctgctggaccATCCCTTTGTGAAAGGAGGACAGTGA